The Clostridiaceae bacterium HFYG-1003 genome includes a window with the following:
- the yhbY gene encoding ribosome assembly RNA-binding protein YhbY, whose amino-acid sequence MITTKQRAYLRGLANSLDAIFQIGKNGIEVNFLTQVEQALEKRELIKISVLESADMTAREASEQICAKLGCEGVQAIGNKLVIYRQAKEKANRHIDLP is encoded by the coding sequence ATGATTACAACAAAGCAAAGAGCCTATTTGCGCGGCCTGGCCAACAGCCTTGATGCCATTTTCCAGATCGGCAAGAACGGAATTGAAGTTAACTTTCTGACCCAGGTCGAACAGGCCCTGGAAAAGAGGGAACTGATTAAGATCAGCGTGCTGGAAAGCGCTGACATGACAGCCCGGGAGGCTTCGGAACAGATTTGCGCCAAATTGGGCTGCGAAGGAGTTCAGGCCATTGGCAACAAGCTGGTGATCTATCGCCAGGCCAAAGAGAAGGCCAACCGGCATATTGATCTGCCCTAA
- a CDS encoding ribosomal-processing cysteine protease Prp produces the protein MITVTMKRSDGGITGFTYEGHAGYADHGQDIVCSAVTAQLMMTYNGLETVLGIPLDLDMASDGGYFSFSLKDPAEANVAKAQVLMETLKLGLLAIQTQYEENITLIEEEV, from the coding sequence ATGATCACTGTCACAATGAAACGATCAGACGGCGGCATCACAGGGTTTACCTATGAAGGGCATGCCGGATATGCTGATCACGGACAGGACATCGTCTGCAGCGCAGTGACGGCTCAATTGATGATGACTTACAATGGATTAGAAACCGTGCTCGGGATCCCGCTGGATCTTGACATGGCATCCGATGGCGGTTATTTTTCATTCAGTTTGAAGGATCCTGCTGAAGCAAATGTGGCGAAAGCCCAGGTCTTAATGGAGACATTGAAACTTGGACTGTTAGCAATTCAAACACAATACGAAGAAAATATTACACTCATAGAAGAGGAGGTGTAA
- a CDS encoding TIGR03960 family B12-binding radical SAM protein — protein MEKKKFTINPSRKLDDDVLFRVEKPARYTGGELNMIRKDPQTVNLRFAFCFPDLYEVGMSHLGSRILYHTMNARPDTYCERAFCPNPDLEAIMREEGIALSTLETGTCLQEFDLVGFTLQYEMSYTNILNMLELSGIPLKSAERGEQDPLVMAGGPCASNPEPLHQFIDFFEIGEGEFMMDEVLSVCRQAKENGATRRETLQALAQVPGVYVPSFYDVTYQEDGTIKQRVKLWDKAPDHVQKQLIRDFDAVSFPDQIIVPYCEPTHDRIMVETFRGCTRGCRFCMAGMIYRPVREKRSDTILALADELIRQTGYEEISLTSLSTCDYSDIERLITQLVDKYQDEKIAVSLPSIRVDAFGVELINEIQKIRKTGLTFAPEAGSQRMRDIINKNVTEEDILKATYSAFSMGWSTIKLYTMIGLPYETTEDAIAIAELAEKIVGQYYAVPKEQRQKGLKVNLSTSIFIPKPFTPFQWAPQESRERVLEKVYEIKHHLKTRAIQFSWHESELSRLEAVVSRGDRRVSDLILRAFELGAKMDGWTELFNLEAWNQAIDQTGLDVDFYAFRERSYDEVLPWDFVDIGVKKEYLIAENEKAKAAITTRDCRDGCTLCGINETYGRGICFNGSLLHSAHQS, from the coding sequence TTGGAGAAAAAGAAATTCACAATAAATCCCAGCCGGAAGCTGGACGATGATGTCCTGTTCCGGGTGGAGAAACCCGCCCGCTACACGGGCGGTGAACTGAATATGATCCGGAAAGACCCGCAGACGGTAAACCTTCGCTTTGCGTTCTGCTTCCCGGATCTGTACGAGGTCGGGATGAGCCATCTCGGATCAAGGATTCTGTATCACACGATGAATGCCCGCCCCGATACTTACTGTGAGCGGGCGTTCTGCCCCAATCCGGATCTGGAAGCGATCATGCGGGAGGAAGGCATCGCCCTGTCAACACTGGAAACCGGCACCTGTCTTCAGGAGTTTGATCTGGTCGGATTCACGCTCCAGTACGAGATGAGCTATACCAATATCCTGAATATGCTGGAACTTTCGGGAATTCCGCTGAAATCAGCCGAGCGGGGTGAACAGGACCCTCTGGTCATGGCCGGAGGACCGTGTGCTTCCAATCCGGAGCCGCTGCATCAGTTCATTGACTTCTTTGAAATCGGTGAGGGTGAATTCATGATGGATGAGGTTCTGTCGGTCTGTCGTCAGGCCAAGGAGAACGGCGCGACCCGCCGGGAAACTCTCCAAGCCCTGGCCCAGGTACCTGGAGTGTATGTACCGAGCTTCTATGATGTGACCTATCAGGAAGACGGGACGATTAAGCAGCGAGTGAAGCTGTGGGACAAAGCACCGGATCATGTTCAAAAACAGCTGATCCGGGATTTCGACGCCGTCTCATTTCCTGATCAGATCATCGTTCCTTACTGCGAGCCAACCCATGACCGGATCATGGTGGAAACATTCCGCGGCTGTACCAGAGGCTGTCGTTTCTGCATGGCGGGCATGATTTATCGACCGGTACGGGAAAAACGATCCGATACGATTCTGGCCCTGGCTGATGAACTGATCCGACAGACGGGCTATGAAGAAATTTCCCTGACCAGTTTGTCGACGTGTGATTATTCGGACATCGAACGGCTGATCACTCAGCTGGTGGATAAATATCAGGATGAGAAAATCGCTGTCTCGCTGCCATCCATTCGCGTGGATGCCTTTGGCGTGGAGCTGATCAATGAAATACAGAAAATCCGCAAGACCGGCCTGACGTTCGCGCCGGAGGCCGGTTCCCAGAGAATGAGGGACATTATCAACAAAAATGTAACCGAAGAAGATATCCTCAAGGCGACCTACAGCGCCTTTTCCATGGGCTGGTCCACCATCAAGCTCTATACCATGATCGGTCTGCCCTATGAAACAACGGAAGATGCCATTGCCATCGCCGAACTGGCGGAGAAGATTGTCGGTCAGTATTACGCGGTTCCCAAAGAACAGCGGCAAAAAGGGCTGAAGGTCAATCTGTCGACCAGTATCTTCATCCCCAAACCTTTTACGCCGTTCCAGTGGGCTCCGCAGGAATCAAGAGAACGGGTACTGGAGAAGGTCTACGAAATCAAACATCACCTCAAGACCCGGGCAATTCAGTTTTCCTGGCATGAATCCGAACTCTCCCGTCTGGAAGCTGTCGTATCCAGAGGAGATCGCAGGGTTTCCGATCTGATCCTGAGAGCATTTGAACTTGGTGCGAAAATGGATGGCTGGACAGAGTTGTTCAATCTCGAGGCTTGGAATCAGGCCATTGACCAGACGGGCTTGGACGTAGATTTCTACGCATTCCGGGAACGCTCCTACGATGAGGTGCTGCCATGGGATTTCGTCGATATCGGAGTGAAAAAAGAATATCTCATCGCGGAAAATGAAAAGGCCAAAGCGGCCATTACGACACGGGACTGCCGCGATGGCTGCACGCTGTGCGGCATTAATGAGACTTACGGAAGGGGGATTTGCTTCAATGGCAGTTTACTTCATTCAGCACACCAAAGCTGA
- the rplU gene encoding 50S ribosomal protein L21: MYAVLKTGGKQYKVSEGDVIYVEKLVADVDSTVELTDVLAIAGDNGITVGSPTVEGAKVVCKVLAQDKAKKIIVFKYKAKKDYRRKQGHRQPYTKLQVEQIQA; encoded by the coding sequence ATGTATGCTGTATTAAAAACAGGCGGCAAACAGTACAAAGTTTCCGAAGGCGACGTGATTTACGTTGAGAAGTTGGTTGCTGATGTTGATTCAACCGTTGAATTGACTGATGTACTGGCAATTGCCGGTGACAATGGGATTACCGTTGGTTCACCAACCGTTGAAGGAGCTAAAGTTGTTTGCAAAGTGTTAGCTCAGGACAAAGCAAAGAAGATCATTGTTTTCAAGTATAAGGCTAAGAAAGATTACAGAAGAAAACAGGGTCACAGACAGCCATATACCAAGCTTCAAGTTGAACAGATCCAGGCATAG
- the obgE gene encoding GTPase ObgE, with protein sequence MFIDYTSVYLKSGNGGNGAISFRREKYIPLGGPDGGDGGRGGSIIFEANEGMTTLLDLKYKRRYVAENGMNGSGAKCYGKVGADVVIQVPVGTVLKEKTSGKIIADMKEHGTRITVLKGGKGGKGNAKFATPTRQAPDFAEPGMPGEEMEVILELKVLADVGLVGFPNVGKSTILSMVSKAQPKIADYHFTTLSPNLGVVSLKGIEPFVIADIPGIIEGASEGVGLGLQFLRHIERTRILIHVVDISGSEGRNPIEDFDKINEELKSYSEILAARPQIVVANKADMMEADSQFEEFKEYVKAKGYDRIHLISAGASIGLEALMKDAAQLLSITPPQPDLYGPEDMYIPEDKHFTYEIEVNEDGVYVVSGSFVERILDSTNINNPDHMRYFHKVLRNKGVIDDLIARGIQDGDMVRMRDFEFEFMR encoded by the coding sequence ATGTTTATTGATTACACCAGCGTCTATTTGAAATCAGGCAATGGCGGAAACGGAGCGATTTCGTTCCGAAGAGAAAAATACATCCCGCTCGGCGGACCCGATGGCGGTGACGGCGGTCGCGGCGGCTCCATTATCTTTGAAGCGAACGAGGGAATGACCACTCTGCTGGACCTCAAGTACAAGCGCAGATATGTGGCCGAAAATGGCATGAACGGCTCTGGAGCCAAATGCTATGGCAAAGTCGGAGCCGATGTTGTCATTCAGGTACCGGTGGGTACCGTCCTGAAGGAAAAGACCTCCGGGAAGATCATTGCGGACATGAAAGAACACGGCACGCGGATCACGGTGCTCAAAGGCGGTAAAGGCGGAAAAGGCAATGCCAAGTTTGCCACGCCCACCCGGCAGGCACCAGATTTTGCCGAACCCGGCATGCCTGGCGAAGAAATGGAAGTCATCCTGGAACTTAAGGTTCTGGCAGATGTCGGACTGGTCGGTTTCCCCAATGTCGGGAAAAGCACGATTTTGTCCATGGTTTCAAAGGCTCAGCCCAAAATTGCCGATTATCATTTTACGACTTTGTCGCCCAATCTCGGCGTCGTCAGCCTCAAGGGAATTGAACCCTTTGTGATTGCAGACATCCCCGGTATTATTGAGGGAGCCAGTGAAGGCGTTGGCCTGGGACTGCAGTTTTTACGCCACATCGAACGGACCCGAATCCTGATCCACGTCGTGGATATTTCCGGATCCGAGGGCCGCAATCCGATTGAGGATTTTGACAAGATTAATGAAGAGCTGAAAAGTTATTCCGAGATTCTGGCTGCGCGCCCGCAGATCGTGGTCGCCAATAAAGCGGACATGATGGAAGCGGACAGTCAGTTCGAGGAATTCAAAGAGTATGTCAAGGCGAAAGGCTATGACCGGATTCACCTGATCAGTGCCGGCGCCAGCATCGGACTGGAAGCGCTCATGAAAGACGCGGCTCAGCTTCTGTCGATCACGCCGCCCCAGCCGGATCTTTATGGTCCCGAAGACATGTACATTCCGGAGGACAAGCACTTCACTTACGAAATCGAGGTCAACGAAGACGGCGTTTATGTTGTATCCGGATCCTTCGTGGAGCGAATTCTTGATTCAACCAACATCAACAATCCCGATCACATGCGCTATTTCCATAAAGTTCTGCGCAACAAAGGCGTCATCGATGACCTGATTGCCCGTGGCATTCAGGACGGAGATATGGTACGCATGCGGGACTTTGAATTTGAGTTTATGAGGTAA
- a CDS encoding ribonuclease E/G gives MRQLFIERDGFLRIALTQEGAMKALRVLKDPQQPLEGDIYQATIKNVSSAQSAVFVDLGTGRNAYLYVRSPKALGKYHVGDRLPVEILRSQVGKKGAKVTEAVSLTDGDLVVMAGRGHSYSRNLDRSEFERIHGAPPEVPGFHILYRSGSLNIEPHQLNLRVQGVAQRLRQILDQAEQTLVPGRLYRDLGYLEDLLQDGVDMIHSNDPVISASLRQQGYVVTEYPDFVHLFASHGLEQAVDRLRHKTVALPGGGTLVIEETEALTAIDVNSAARGSQGHRLSAYELNQTALRASLEQIELRSLSGIIVIDFVAMEREADAQRLWQTASELTESMRPLTKAYPLTELGLMQIARRRRGESVNQFLFSREGTRKVPVSPTYLYKLIRIKLDDPAWSMKQFEITLDPIYTLERQALEQLITQDYPDYQIRWEFRRDVDTVKVVPILS, from the coding sequence ATGAGGCAGCTTTTCATCGAGCGCGACGGCTTTTTACGGATCGCCCTGACTCAGGAGGGGGCCATGAAGGCTCTTCGGGTGCTGAAGGATCCCCAACAGCCGCTGGAAGGGGACATCTATCAGGCCACCATTAAGAATGTATCATCCGCTCAGTCTGCCGTGTTTGTCGATCTGGGCACCGGCCGCAATGCCTACCTTTATGTGCGTTCTCCCAAGGCGTTGGGCAAGTATCATGTGGGCGACCGGCTTCCCGTAGAAATTCTCCGATCCCAGGTTGGGAAAAAGGGCGCGAAGGTTACTGAGGCTGTCTCCCTGACCGATGGGGATCTGGTGGTGATGGCCGGGCGGGGACACAGTTACTCCCGGAATCTGGATCGTTCCGAATTTGAGCGAATTCATGGTGCCCCTCCGGAAGTTCCGGGGTTCCACATCCTCTATCGCAGCGGTTCTCTGAACATTGAGCCGCATCAACTCAACCTGCGAGTTCAGGGGGTGGCCCAACGCCTTCGTCAGATCCTGGATCAGGCGGAGCAAACCCTGGTGCCCGGACGCCTCTATCGCGATCTGGGATACCTGGAAGACCTGCTGCAGGATGGGGTCGATATGATCCACTCCAACGACCCTGTTATTTCAGCGTCGCTTCGCCAGCAGGGCTATGTTGTGACAGAGTATCCAGACTTTGTCCACCTCTTCGCCAGTCACGGCCTGGAGCAGGCCGTGGATCGCCTGCGGCATAAAACTGTAGCCTTGCCGGGGGGCGGAACGCTGGTCATTGAAGAGACTGAAGCCCTGACAGCCATTGATGTCAACAGCGCGGCCCGCGGCAGTCAGGGCCATCGACTGAGTGCCTATGAGCTGAATCAGACCGCTCTGCGAGCATCCCTGGAACAGATCGAACTGCGCAGTCTCTCAGGAATCATTGTGATTGACTTTGTGGCAATGGAACGGGAAGCAGACGCCCAGCGACTGTGGCAGACTGCAAGCGAACTGACGGAATCAATGCGTCCTCTGACCAAAGCCTACCCGCTGACAGAGCTTGGACTGATGCAGATTGCACGCCGCCGCCGAGGGGAGAGTGTCAATCAGTTTCTGTTTTCTCGGGAAGGGACAAGGAAAGTGCCGGTTTCTCCCACGTATCTATATAAACTCATCCGAATCAAACTGGATGATCCCGCATGGTCTATGAAGCAGTTTGAAATTACACTGGATCCGATCTATACGCTGGAGCGCCAGGCCCTGGAGCAGCTGATCACGCAGGATTATCCCGACTATCAGATTCGCTGGGAATTTCGGCGTGATGTTGATACGGTCAAAGTCGTGCCAATCTTAAGTTGA
- a CDS encoding TIGR03936 family radical SAM-associated protein produces MAVYFIQHTKADSIKFVGHLDLQKALQRNLSRSGLKMAFSKGFNPHMLMSSAQPLSVGMSSDAEYITVELLDAPEAGAVQDALNACAPEGIHYPKVIQVEPWTPAPMALLDAVKTQIRMPSTEAFAERLKQIIEETGPLTVLTRNKKGIEKEKDLRPMILPGAEVTWDQGFTVLTVMTMAGSRNHLNLDHLIQYLRENTEGLSPDRFIHLKRLEMYTNKDGQYLSLGDVR; encoded by the coding sequence ATGGCAGTTTACTTCATTCAGCACACCAAAGCTGATTCCATTAAATTTGTCGGTCATCTGGACCTGCAAAAGGCTTTGCAGCGCAATCTGTCGCGCTCCGGACTGAAAATGGCATTCTCCAAAGGCTTCAACCCCCATATGCTGATGTCTTCGGCTCAGCCGTTGTCTGTAGGAATGTCATCCGACGCGGAGTACATCACCGTTGAGCTGCTGGATGCTCCGGAAGCCGGGGCGGTTCAGGATGCGCTGAACGCATGCGCGCCGGAAGGGATCCATTACCCCAAGGTCATCCAGGTTGAACCGTGGACACCGGCCCCCATGGCACTGCTCGACGCGGTGAAGACCCAGATCCGGATGCCATCGACCGAAGCGTTTGCGGAACGTCTCAAACAGATTATTGAAGAGACGGGACCTCTGACGGTTCTGACCAGAAATAAAAAAGGGATCGAAAAGGAAAAGGATCTGCGGCCGATGATCCTGCCCGGAGCAGAGGTCACGTGGGATCAGGGGTTCACGGTGCTGACGGTCATGACCATGGCCGGAAGCAGGAATCACCTGAATCTGGATCACCTGATTCAGTACCTGCGGGAAAATACAGAGGGTCTGTCGCCGGATCGGTTTATTCATCTGAAACGTCTGGAAATGTACACGAACAAGGACGGTCAGTATCTATCCCTGGGAGATGTCCGATGA
- the mreC gene encoding rod shape-determining protein MreC, with product MRKFKKPKLVIATAVITVLLCALMAYSELTKSHGPVSGTAGLVLNPVQRIGYMANIKVEEFIDFYFHFQEVRQENESLKQKLAETESKIRQFDQIQKENIELKAMFQFKDRHSQYQYIGTNVINRSLSPLSPSYTLDKGTKDGIRKGMVVITYEGLAGQITEVFDHHSLLETISSENVKVSVISAGSREFEGMLSGTSILGRSNMAILTEMSLESAIKPGDDIVTSGIGGYYPPDIYVGKIESVAEDRGKLMKTAVVRPVVQFNGTEQFYIVLPQNMEDLTY from the coding sequence ATGAGAAAATTCAAGAAACCGAAATTAGTCATCGCGACAGCGGTGATCACGGTCCTCTTATGTGCCCTTATGGCCTATTCGGAACTGACCAAAAGTCATGGTCCGGTTTCCGGAACGGCCGGACTGGTTCTGAACCCGGTTCAGCGGATCGGCTACATGGCCAATATCAAAGTGGAAGAGTTCATCGACTTTTATTTTCACTTTCAGGAGGTCCGTCAGGAAAATGAATCACTGAAGCAAAAGCTGGCTGAAACGGAGTCCAAGATTCGTCAGTTTGACCAGATTCAGAAAGAGAATATTGAACTGAAAGCCATGTTTCAGTTCAAGGACCGCCACAGCCAGTATCAGTACATCGGTACAAATGTCATCAACCGTTCGCTCTCGCCGCTTTCACCTTCGTACACCCTGGACAAGGGTACGAAGGACGGAATTCGCAAAGGCATGGTCGTGATCACCTATGAAGGACTGGCAGGACAGATCACGGAAGTGTTTGACCACCATTCCCTGTTGGAAACTATCTCTTCGGAGAATGTGAAAGTATCGGTCATCTCAGCCGGGTCCCGCGAATTTGAAGGAATGTTGTCCGGTACATCCATTCTGGGGCGATCCAATATGGCGATTCTGACTGAAATGTCCCTCGAATCAGCGATCAAACCGGGAGATGACATTGTCACTTCCGGAATCGGCGGGTATTACCCGCCGGACATCTACGTAGGCAAGATTGAATCCGTTGCGGAGGACCGGGGAAAACTGATGAAAACCGCCGTGGTCCGACCGGTGGTCCAATTTAACGGTACAGAGCAATTCTATATTGTGCTGCCCCAGAACATGGAGGATCTGACATACTGA
- the mreD gene encoding rod shape-determining protein MreD produces the protein MRKKFKLLLVTILLFFLETQLARFRWNGVALPLTFTFGLAMAVVGDEWDAIFMALVTGFLGDLYSTHLFGLNMLLNLYVFLGMHMGKSYLRQEKNLLMAVVMAGAAFLRYTLHYGINALTGLPQTFRPIPLLSLMVLVLGLPFLLVIRRLYLVNVRKTRLT, from the coding sequence ATGCGGAAAAAATTTAAACTCTTATTAGTTACGATCCTGTTGTTTTTTCTGGAAACTCAGCTGGCCCGATTCCGCTGGAACGGAGTAGCACTGCCTCTGACGTTTACCTTTGGACTGGCCATGGCTGTTGTGGGAGATGAATGGGATGCCATCTTCATGGCACTGGTCACAGGTTTTCTGGGAGACCTTTATTCCACCCACCTGTTTGGCTTGAATATGCTTTTGAACCTGTATGTCTTCCTGGGCATGCATATGGGGAAATCCTATTTGCGTCAGGAGAAAAATTTACTGATGGCAGTGGTGATGGCGGGAGCTGCATTTCTGCGGTATACGCTTCATTATGGAATCAATGCTCTGACCGGATTGCCTCAGACCTTTCGCCCAATCCCGCTCCTGAGTCTGATGGTGCTGGTTCTGGGACTTCCGTTCCTCCTGGTGATCCGACGCCTGTACCTGGTTAATGTGCGGAAAACCAGGCTGACTTGA
- a CDS encoding rod shape-determining protein — protein MKFFKKNSELAIDLGTTNSLVYVKEKGIVFREPTVVCYNTELDQVESVGEEARKMIGRTPGNMIAVRPIKDGVVAEFDRTCELLRYLVKKSVAKTAFTNPRAIVSHPAGVTQVERSALMRAVEESVGEDVLLMESALCAAMGAGLPVFDPLGTMVVDLGGGTTEVAVISLGGIVISRSLRIGGEELDEAIISYVRKQYNLLIGERTAEDIKINLGTAYKFEEEEDDHNYTELDYEKSMKVKGRDLDTGLPKDITVTEGDVAKALEYPVSTIVEAIVTTLEKTPPELSADIMDRGITITGGGALLRGIDTLISKETKMPVFIADHPLDCVVVGAGIALNRFDDLVRNLK, from the coding sequence ATGAAATTTTTCAAGAAAAACAGTGAATTAGCAATTGACCTGGGGACGACCAATTCCCTGGTTTACGTCAAGGAAAAGGGCATCGTGTTTCGTGAGCCCACCGTAGTGTGTTACAATACGGAACTGGACCAGGTGGAATCTGTCGGAGAAGAAGCCCGCAAGATGATCGGCCGGACTCCCGGCAATATGATTGCAGTGCGGCCGATTAAAGACGGAGTTGTAGCGGAGTTTGACCGAACCTGTGAACTGCTGCGGTATCTGGTTAAAAAGTCTGTAGCCAAAACAGCGTTTACCAATCCCCGGGCCATTGTCTCCCATCCCGCCGGCGTGACTCAGGTGGAGCGTTCCGCCCTGATGCGCGCGGTGGAGGAATCGGTAGGGGAAGATGTCCTGCTCATGGAGTCCGCGCTGTGCGCGGCCATGGGAGCCGGACTCCCGGTCTTTGATCCGCTGGGAACCATGGTAGTGGATCTGGGGGGAGGTACAACGGAAGTGGCCGTAATTTCCTTAGGCGGCATTGTTATTTCCAGGTCGCTCCGGATCGGCGGGGAAGAGCTCGATGAGGCAATCATTTCCTATGTTCGCAAGCAGTACAATCTTCTGATTGGAGAGCGTACGGCAGAAGACATCAAAATCAACCTGGGTACCGCCTATAAGTTTGAAGAAGAGGAAGACGACCATAACTATACGGAGCTCGATTACGAGAAATCCATGAAAGTGAAAGGCCGTGATCTGGATACTGGCCTGCCCAAAGATATAACAGTTACGGAAGGGGATGTAGCGAAAGCCCTGGAATATCCGGTCTCGACCATCGTTGAAGCCATTGTTACAACCCTGGAAAAGACACCGCCGGAACTGTCTGCCGACATCATGGACCGCGGAATCACCATCACCGGCGGAGGCGCGCTGCTGCGTGGCATCGACACCTTGATTTCCAAGGAAACCAAGATGCCTGTCTTCATCGCGGATCATCCGTTGGATTGCGTCGTGGTGGGGGCGGGAATCGCGCTGAACCGCTTTGACGATCTGGTGCGAAACCTCAAATGA
- the rpmA gene encoding 50S ribosomal protein L27, with amino-acid sequence MLILNLQFFAHKKGVGSSKNGRDSESKRLGVKSADGQFVLAGNILVRQRGTKIHPGTNVGRGKDDTLFATVDGIVRFERLGKDKKKASVYPRVEQETQEAVQ; translated from the coding sequence ATGCTTATACTTAACCTGCAATTTTTTGCTCATAAAAAGGGAGTAGGTTCATCCAAGAACGGACGTGATTCTGAATCCAAGCGTCTTGGCGTGAAGTCTGCTGACGGACAGTTCGTACTGGCCGGCAATATCCTGGTTCGCCAGAGAGGCACCAAGATCCATCCCGGTACCAACGTGGGCAGAGGCAAGGATGACACTTTATTTGCGACGGTTGACGGCATCGTGAGATTCGAGAGACTTGGCAAAGATAAGAAGAAAGCCAGTGTTTATCCCAGAGTAGAACAGGAAACACAGGAAGCAGTCCAGTAG
- a CDS encoding FtsW/RodA/SpoVE family cell cycle protein yields MSFIRRLFHFRLRDLLYLDFILFFTVMGIVAFGIRNIFISTQANYGTRYVRLQLIFLAVSLVVLFIIYALDYKRVIPLIPYFYWFINLLLISVLFTESRGGASGWFQLGPISIQPAELAKLSILLITAKNMEDIKGKINEPKNFLLVVGYALLPMFLMMLQPEMGLTMVSFFIVLSIVFIMGLKLRVIFGGFALLLAAIVGALSTSIIPDHWRSRIYAFIALSGDASGYDTFQLDTARISIGSGQMMGAEDPGYYNWIPVNFTDFIFAVIGENFGFAGAMALLAAFALVLWRLIVIARKSPDIFSRSIAAGMFGLLLFSILQNIGMTIGIMPISGITLPYVSYGGSSLLTNMMALGVVLNVNRRRRAPRPLLR; encoded by the coding sequence ATGAGTTTCATTCGACGATTATTCCACTTTCGATTGCGCGATCTGCTTTACCTGGATTTTATCCTGTTCTTTACGGTAATGGGCATTGTGGCTTTCGGAATCCGGAATATCTTTATTTCCACCCAGGCAAATTACGGCACTCGATACGTTCGGCTGCAGCTGATCTTTCTGGCCGTAAGCCTGGTCGTGCTCTTCATCATTTATGCCTTGGACTACAAGCGGGTAATCCCGCTGATTCCATACTTTTACTGGTTCATCAATCTGCTGCTGATCTCCGTGCTGTTTACCGAATCCAGAGGCGGCGCCTCCGGATGGTTTCAGCTGGGGCCGATCTCGATCCAGCCAGCAGAACTGGCGAAATTGTCGATTCTTTTGATCACCGCCAAGAATATGGAGGATATCAAGGGAAAGATCAATGAACCGAAGAATTTCCTCCTGGTCGTCGGATACGCCTTGCTTCCGATGTTCCTGATGATGCTTCAGCCGGAAATGGGCCTGACCATGGTGTCGTTCTTTATCGTTTTGTCCATCGTTTTTATCATGGGACTGAAGCTCCGCGTCATCTTCGGGGGATTCGCCCTGCTGCTGGCGGCAATTGTCGGTGCTCTGTCCACCAGCATTATTCCGGATCATTGGAGAAGCCGAATTTATGCGTTTATCGCACTCTCCGGAGATGCCTCCGGATATGATACCTTCCAGCTCGATACAGCCCGGATCTCCATTGGTTCGGGACAGATGATGGGAGCAGAGGACCCGGGATACTACAACTGGATCCCGGTCAACTTTACCGACTTTATTTTCGCGGTCATCGGTGAAAACTTTGGATTTGCCGGAGCCATGGCTCTGCTGGCCGCCTTTGCCCTGGTCCTCTGGCGGCTGATTGTCATAGCCCGCAAGTCCCCGGATATTTTCTCCCGGTCCATTGCTGCGGGAATGTTCGGACTGCTGCTATTTTCCATTCTGCAGAATATCGGCATGACGATTGGCATAATGCCGATCTCCGGAATCACCCTGCCCTATGTGTCCTATGGCGGTTCGTCGCTTCTGACCAATATGATGGCGCTGGGCGTGGTACTTAATGTAAACCGCCGCCGCCGCGCGCCTCGCCCGCTTCTGCGCTGA